Proteins encoded in a region of the Neodiprion lecontei isolate iyNeoLeco1 chromosome 5, iyNeoLeco1.1, whole genome shotgun sequence genome:
- the LOC124294665 gene encoding uncharacterized protein LOC124294665, translating to MRKGLPRSYDDNLDTSTSSEEESLLTPDLDLLNLRVPIYHDKTRTAAARRRVVVKRSDEESHPPNLLDEFRLLKARNSPENTTKPKSLHKDDLSSNISLQRAASLQCVSGKALHTSKYEHQVTFAETGYSSDERAAHKSDLRFWRKGTPRIIKAIRQHSKKAIPEDKPEPSPRPKGDNSKSSVVVLYHNKLPAPTPDPSSKPKLRVSHSEDSVAQTLSPTFCPPRGKLQSRLQSHAKTAETLPSKTPTRHKRTALRRQRRRTEEIRRNLSIQRNPVELKSVRVQERRCEGQETSSRLSTVALDKSVKDRESSRIAQENAGSLNHRARGRCRPFDKPGCTPRQMAHRANLGRQNSAEPHPFMNGSHNLSYLMQHMQNHPPKENGDSRGLIDVKSDEARRVFPFQATPSGNLKIIPNQVVFESKKVSVLVADPRHTKVNVKAELSRQGVDVGRSGVDASGQEPPPGISHSTANQLQVHQNLSHIEGEYRPRTQPHRSTHHHGEMDQHPSNQGAASHAMPTNDTPLAALGFNGEQPIDWENIILPEKTDLYQELARRITNYKNADCIIRLGHDEFHCHLLVLQSYSTFFDEKNYKEVDLTGSSVTSKAFSIIYDWMISPTCESCHLLRRDNILEIFTAAQYLGVKELEEQCWAFIDNDELFCEDTAFLLYLESRKIGNTAVMELMVPRIMKFFLMLVSTKDFLELSVEELCSLLRSNYICVNSEMEVLMSAVRWLMHDWEGRRQHLLEVLKCVRFGLIAPWQLVDVKRNPENPEFMELMSYPEIQKMVDDGLAFVIIKYWYGNQTEDYYHWIDLLGLTEPTNRNWAGEDKNYVTYREFLLYLEEYQQTRMPELKAPRKPRTKPTPPSSPPKDCPSPPPSRTRAGFTGQNHAPMEGGSSGAIPNNVNNNPGSRNSLSKHPPGMNPPKMPVPAYLPPGTPASMMVPPEILNEYLSSMDRNAKGECKNYENPEIGPETRDHKCNFIEAGEPNAAVYNLQHVMDRPAMFQRIHPEGCVTDEGRLLSNDGIGMEEHHLYCYQQPHLVYTAERKCHHFDQQMQQQLLRRHKKYEVELVESSRSEEEAATTIQAVYRGYKARRRFDEIRKTSSEERQKTKRVAELLAMPIVKNLHKPLEPVKVSAGFNSQRQNSNDLKQQSCPSPRKTKDELLNDNAGQLQAEENERVNSEKDFEGISFDVISPRPTPRGIKKSRQADLQVEKSSTNFIEPINPIETIKSPTFFHGWDERLSSVTPSLNTDTDDPFSPRMVERSTIDLQTTRESLRQSVEFNDEITRTGNNENLPKPKARGVYMQSVSGFNSQLSQRMSLSLLGSHSKHYYQQNSLFYPDRESVLVLGGIDTHEEYGCTGNTGKDMYRFKPEENSWEFVGEIPEPRHHHSVVYLKGRVYLVGGADPREDDIQKKSPVVGTVWSYDPAGRIWFNEPGMLTPRQNFSLVVSHGKMFAIGGQDRNGMALRTVESFDPIECVWRKVRPMFTARIGPASAKYQNRIWVAGGMTKSKKEPLSREVECYDPLENLWLKAAALRSPRCFASMYVVSGCLYVIGGAGKSPKVENGTESIDSIDVWDQDGCTWCLQASMAIARHGHSTSYIGGQLLIIGGVTTVYMGTLKSVECYCCERANWIKGVASLPYAISGHGSVSLPPVNLLLEP from the exons ATGCGAAAAGGCCTCCCACGCAGCTATGAC GATAATTTAGACACGTCAACGTCATCCGAAGAGGAATCGTTACTCACCCCAGATCTCGATCTACTAAATCTAAG GGTGCCGATTTATCACGATAAAACTCGAACTGCCGCCGCGCGACGACGAGTTGTTGTAAAACGATCAGATGAGGAGTCTCATCCGCCAAATCTTCTCGACGAATTTCGCCTTCTGAAAGCTAGAAATTCACCCGAGAATACCACCAAGCCTAAATCAC TCCACAAGGACGACCTGTCGTCAAACATTTCTCTGCAGCGAGCAGCGAGTCTTCAATGTGTTTCCGGAAAGGCATTGCACACGAGCAAGTATGAG CACCAGGTGACTTTTGCGGAAACGGGATATTCGAGCGACGAAAGAGCCGCGCATAAATCCGACCTGAGATTTTG GAGGAAGGGAACGCCTCGCATCATCAAGGCGATTCGACAGCACAGCAAGAAGG CTATCCCCGAAGACAAACCGGAGCCCTCGCCCCGCCCGAAGGGAGATAACAGCAAGAGTAGCGTCGTTGTTCTCTACCACAACAAGCTACCTGCGCCTACGCCAGATCCCTCTTCAAAACCCAAACTCAGGGTTTCCCATTCAGAGGACTCGGTGGCCCAAACCCTCTCTCCTACATTTTGCCCACCTAG GGGCAAGCTTCAGTCTCGACTTCAGTCCCATGCCAAAACCGCAGAGACGCTACCGTCAAAAACACCGACTCGTCACAAGAGGACTGCACTGCGAAGACAGCGCAGAAGGACAGAGGAGATTCGTCGTAATTTGTCCATTCAGCGGAACCCAGTGGAACTAAAGAGTGTGAGAGTTCAGGAACGACGTTGCGAAGGTCAAGAGACTTCTTCCCGTCTGTCGACGGTTGCTTTGGACAAGAGTGTCAAGGATCGCGAGTCGTCCAGAATCGCACAGGAAAACGCAGGAAGTCTAAATCACCGAGCGAGAGGGCGATGTCGCCCGTTTGATAAACCCGGTTGTACTCCAAGGCAAATGGCTCATCGTGCCAA ttTGGGAAGACAAAACAGTGCAGAGCCGCACCCGTTCATGAACGGAAGTCACAATCTGAGTTATCTGATGCAACACATGCAAAATCATCCTCCAAAAGAAAACGGTGACAGTCGTGGATTGATCGACGTTAAGAGCGACGAGGCAAGGCGGGTATTTCCATTTCAGGCAACGCCCAGCGGAAACTTGAAGATCATTCCAAACCAG GTCGTGTTCGAGTCGAAGAAGGTTAGCGTACTTGTCGCGGATCCCAGGCATACGAAAGTGAATGTCAAGGCCGAGCTGAGTCGACAGGGTGTTGACGTTGGAAGGTCGGGTGTGGACGCGAGTGGACAGGAGCCACCTCCGGGAATCAGTCACTCGACAGCTAATCAGCTCCAG GTCCATCAAAACTTGTCCCACATCGAGGGGGAATACAGGCCGAGAACCCAGCCGCACAGATCCACGCATCATCACGGTGAGATGGACCAGCATCCCTCCAATCAAGGGGCAGCCTCGCACGCGATGCCGACCAACGACACACCCCTGGCAGC GTTGGGCTTCAACGGGGAGCAGCCGATCGACTGGGAGAACATAATCCTGCCGGAGAAAACGGATCTGTACCAGGAACTGGCGAGACGTATTACGAATTACAA GAATGCAGATTGCATAATACGACTCGGCCACGACGAGTTCCACTGTCATCTCTTGGTTCTACAAAGCTACAGtacatttttcgacgaaaagaATTACAAAGAAGTCGATTTAACCGGG AGCAGCGTGACGTCGAAGGCGTTCTCTATAATATACGACTGGATGATCAGCCCAACCTGCGAGAGCTGCCATCTACTCAGAAGGGACAATATATTGGAGATTTTCACAGCTGCTCAGTACCTCGGAGTCAAAG AGCTGGAGGAACAGTGCTGGGCTTTTATTGACAACGATGAATTGTTCTGCGAGGATACAGCCTTCCTGCTCTACTTAGAATCGCGGAAGATCGGAAACACCGCGGTAATGGAATTGATGGTCCCCAGGATCATGAAGTTCTTCCTAATGCTTGTGAGCACCAAGGATTTCCTTGAATTGTCGGTCGAAGAGCTGTGCTCGCTTCTGCGTTCGAATTATATCTGCGTTAACAG TGAAATGGAAGTCCTAATGTCGGCCGTACGCTGGCTTATGCACGACTGGGAAGGAAGAAGACAACACTTGCTCGAGGTTCTAAAATGCGTGCGATTCGGTCTCATCGCCCCTTGGCAACTGGTTGACGTCAAACGAAACCCCGAGAACCCAGAATTTATGGAACTAATGTCGTATCCAGAGATTCAAAAAATGGTCGATGACGGGCTCGC ATTCGTGATAATAAAATACTGGTACGGGAACCAAACCGAAGATTACTACCACTGGATAGATCTGCTGGGTCTGACGGAACCAACGAACAGAAACTGGGCTGGCGAAGACAAG AACTACGTCACGTATCGAGAGTTTTTACTATACTTGGAGGAGTATCAGCAAACCCGGATGCCAGAATTGAAGGCACCGCGAAAGCCAAGGACGAAACCGACCCCGCCCAGCTCACCGCCAAAGGATTGTCCGTCCCCGCCACCTTCCAGGACACGTGCGGGTTTTACAGGCCAAAATCACGCACCTATGGAGGGAGGCTCATCCG GAGCTATCCCGAATAATGTTAATAACAACCCTGGAAGTCGCAACAGTCTTTCGAAGCACCCGCCAGGTATGAATCCGCCAAAAATGCCAGTGCCAGCGTATCTCCCACCCGGAACACCGGCCAGCATGATGGTACCGCCAGAAATTTTGAACGAGTACCTCAGCAGTATGGACAGAAACGCCAAGGGG GAgtgtaaaaattacgaaaatccGGAAATTGGCCCGGAGACCAGAGATCACAAGTGCAATTTTATCGAAGCGGGAGAGCCAAACGCGGCAGTATACAACTTGCAGCATGTTATGGATAGGCCAGCGATGTTCCAGCGCATCCATCCCGAAGGATGTGTAACG GACGAAGGAAGACTGCTCAGTAACGATGGAATCGGTATGGAGGAGCATCATTTGTACTGTTACCAGCAACCTCACCTCGTCTACACAGCAGAGAGGAAGTGTCATCACTTTGATCAGCAGATGCAGCAGCAGCTTCTGCGACGTcataaaaaatacgaggtcGAGCTCGTAGAGTCTTCCAGATCCGAGGAGGAGGCTGCAACTACTATTCAAGCAGTTTACAGAGGGTACAAGGCCAGAAGACGGTTCGACGAA ATCAGGAAAACCTCTTCCGAGGAACGTCAAAAGACCAAACGAGTTGCGGAGCTGCTGGCTATGCCAATTGTAAAGAATTTGCACAAGCCACTTGAACCGGTTAAAGTGTCGGCCGGGTTTAATTCTCAAAGGCAAAACTCAAACGACCTCAAGCAGCAGTCTTGCCCCAGTCCGCGAAAAACGAAGGATGAATTACTGAACGACAATGCAGGGCAGCTTCAAGCGGAGGAAAACGAGCGGGTGAACTCGGAGAAGGACTTTGAAGGGATAAGT TTCGACGTGATTTCACCCCGGCCAACTCCTCGTGGTATTAAAAAATCTCGACAAGCCGATTTGCAAGTGGAAAAAAGCTCCACGAATTTCATCGAGCCCATAAACCCCATCGAAACCATAAAATCACCGACATTCTTTCACGGCTGGGACGAGAGGCTGAGCTCAGTTACACCCTCGCTAAATACCGACACAGATGATCCGTTTTCACCGAGAATGGTGGAACGCTCTACCATCGATCTGCAAACCACACGGGAATCTCTTCGCCAAAGCGTCGAGTTCAACGATGAAATTACGCGAACGGggaacaatgaaaatttaccaAAACCGAAAGCTAGAGGGGTCTACATGCAGAGTGTCTCTGGTTTCAACAGCCAGTT ATCACAGCGAATGAGCCTCAGCCTTCTTGGCTCCCATTCGAAGCACTATTACCAGCAAAATTCGTTGTTCTATCCGGATCGCGAGTCGGTTTTGGTATTGGGTGGGATAGATACACACGAGGAGTATGGTTGCACCGGAAATACCGGAAAGGACATGTACAGATTCAAGCCCGAAGAGAACAGCTGGGAATTCGTCGGCGAGATTCCTGAACCGAGGCATCACCATTCCGTGGTGTATTTGAAAGGACGTGTCTACCTAGTGG GTGGAGCCGATCCCAGAGAGGATGACATCCAGAAGAAAAGTCCAGTCGTTGGAACGGTCTGGAGCTACGATCCTGCCGGTAGAATTTGGTTCAACGAGCCCGGGATGTTGACGCCCAGGCAGAATTTCAGCCTGGTCGTTAGTCACGGGAAAATGTTCGCCATTGGTGGACAGGACAGGAACGGGAT GGCGCTTAGGACCGTTGAATCGTTCGACCCGATCGAGTGCGTTTGGCGAAAAGTACGACCGATGTTCACGGCGCGGATTGGACCGGCCAGTGCGAAGTATCAAAATCGTATCTGGGTCGCTGGAGGAATGACCAAATCGAAAAAGGAGCCCCTATCCAGAGAAGTTGAATGCTATGACCCATTAGAAAATTT ATGGTTAAAGGCAGCGGCACTCCGTTCACCGCGGTGTTTCGCCTCCATGTACGTCGTTTCGGGTTGTCTCTACGTTATCGGGGGTGCCGGGAAAAGTCCGAAGGTGGAAAACGGGACGGAAAGCATCGACAGCATCGACGTCTGGGATCAGGACGGCTGCACGTGGTGCCTGCAGGCTTCCATGGCGATAGCTCGCCACGGTCACTCGACGAGTTACATAG GAGGGCAGCTCCTGATAATCGGCGGCGTCACGACGGTCTACATGGGGACGTTAAAGAGCGTGGAATGTTACTGCTGCGAGCGTGCCAATTGGATAAAGGGAGTGGCGTCCCTGCCCTACGCAATATCGGGCCATGGAAGCGTCTCCCTTCCCCCCGTGAACCTTCTCCTCGAGCCTtag
- the LOC107217660 gene encoding F-box only protein 7 isoform X1 encodes MAEPVLVEESTPIRLAVKLEELAKTLGEDAKHHDYMVVLLIVVMAEAGFFIARSGSADADAGYGKKRALVIPSDWKMPDTGNYSLKFQLQPLPDRECKLLAIPCGDTLVVNLVLPYPSRKVFSRALQTVKYVNIYSSDLAGRYLNLKEFSVVFKNNMTTPARCEMLSVAGIPNASLPGLPAEIKLRIIRMMDAYSLTRLAQTSREFHELVMQPIIWKRLLLRDFPQNSCPERNYYETYRMLISPLFIDRNPHQDFHETTVASTPSFMDEWWPDLEVPADFPRGRSIPRCWPVHRY; translated from the exons ATGGCGGAACCCGTGCTCGTCGAGGAGAGCACGCCGATCCGACTTGCCGTGAAGTTGGAAGAATTGGCGAAGACACTCGGAGAGGATGCGAAACACCACGACTACATGGTAGTGCTGTTGATAGTTGTCATGGCTGAGGCTGGATTTTTCATCGCGCGATCAGGTTCAGCGGACGCCGATGCAGG ATACGGAAAGAAGAGAGCGTTGGTAATACCTTCGGACTGGAAAATGCCGGACACTGGAAATTacagtttgaaatttcaattgcaACCATTGCCAGATCGGGAATGCAAGCTGCTGGCGATCCCGTGCGGGGATACGCTGGTCGTGAACCTCGTATTGCCATATCCATCCAGAAAGGTGTTCAGCAGAGCGCTGCAGACGGTGAAATACGTGAACATCTACTCTTCGGATTTGGCCGGGCGTTACCTGAACCTGAAAGAGTTCTCGGTCGTCTTCAAAAACAACATGACCACTCCGGCACGCTGTGAAATGCTGTCAGTCGCTGGAATCCCGAACGCCAGTCTCCCCGGACTTCCGGCAGAGATTAAGCTCCGGATCATACGGATGATGGACGCTTACTCCTTGACCAGGCTCGCCCAAACCTCCCGTGAATTCCATGAACTCGTCATGCAACCCATAATTTGGAAAAGACTGCTGCTACGCGACTTTCCTCAAAATTCCTGCCCCGAGCGAAATTACTACGAAACTTATCGC ATGTTAATATCTCCACTTTTTATCGATCGCAACCCTCACCAGGACTTCCATGAAACAACTGTCGCGTCGACGCCGAGCTTCATGGACGAGTGGTGGCCAGATCTCGAGGTTCCAGCAGACTTTCCAAGAGGACGCAGCATCCCGCGATGCTGGCCGGTGCATAGATATTAA
- the LOC107217660 gene encoding F-box only protein 7 isoform X2, protein MAEPVLVEESTPIRLAVKLEELAKTLGEDAKHHDYMVVLLIVVMAEAGFFIARSGSADADAGYGKKRALVIPSDWKMPDTGNYSLKFQLQPLPDRECKLLAIPCGDTLVVNLVLPYPSRKVFSRALQTVKYVNIYSSDLAGRYLNLKEFSVVFKNNMTTPARCEMLSVAGIPNASLPGLPAEIKLRIIRMMDAYSLTRLAQTSREFHELVMQPIIWKRLLLRDFPQNSCPERNYYETYRDFHETTVASTPSFMDEWWPDLEVPADFPRGRSIPRCWPVHRY, encoded by the exons ATGGCGGAACCCGTGCTCGTCGAGGAGAGCACGCCGATCCGACTTGCCGTGAAGTTGGAAGAATTGGCGAAGACACTCGGAGAGGATGCGAAACACCACGACTACATGGTAGTGCTGTTGATAGTTGTCATGGCTGAGGCTGGATTTTTCATCGCGCGATCAGGTTCAGCGGACGCCGATGCAGG ATACGGAAAGAAGAGAGCGTTGGTAATACCTTCGGACTGGAAAATGCCGGACACTGGAAATTacagtttgaaatttcaattgcaACCATTGCCAGATCGGGAATGCAAGCTGCTGGCGATCCCGTGCGGGGATACGCTGGTCGTGAACCTCGTATTGCCATATCCATCCAGAAAGGTGTTCAGCAGAGCGCTGCAGACGGTGAAATACGTGAACATCTACTCTTCGGATTTGGCCGGGCGTTACCTGAACCTGAAAGAGTTCTCGGTCGTCTTCAAAAACAACATGACCACTCCGGCACGCTGTGAAATGCTGTCAGTCGCTGGAATCCCGAACGCCAGTCTCCCCGGACTTCCGGCAGAGATTAAGCTCCGGATCATACGGATGATGGACGCTTACTCCTTGACCAGGCTCGCCCAAACCTCCCGTGAATTCCATGAACTCGTCATGCAACCCATAATTTGGAAAAGACTGCTGCTACGCGACTTTCCTCAAAATTCCTGCCCCGAGCGAAATTACTACGAAACTTATCGC GACTTCCATGAAACAACTGTCGCGTCGACGCCGAGCTTCATGGACGAGTGGTGGCCAGATCTCGAGGTTCCAGCAGACTTTCCAAGAGGACGCAGCATCCCGCGATGCTGGCCGGTGCATAGATATTAA